A genomic stretch from Methanomassiliicoccales archaeon includes:
- a CDS encoding DHH family phosphoesterase has product MLSAIVQKLQMGKKVVLLHGNADPDALGCAFAICRSFPDAIIAAPGGLDRVSKIIAEKLNIRVFETIDLSDYDTFVVVDTSSPDQLDISVPFPEKCIVIDHHAFSDRWSNCLYYCDDSKRSCAEIVFEILKTAGIEITRDMGLALLSGMLTDSGHFAFATPSLLRDFAEIMERANINMDEIMSFIDIEPDISEKISQLKGAQRLRFERTNGYIVAISHGSAFESSVCKSLIMLGADVAFVGSQRNESFRVSARARPEIVRKGLHLGKMLEDIGTETSNDGGGHGGAAGLMGVGDIEAILNICMQRALDFLRKLEQPAVSER; this is encoded by the coding sequence ATGCTAAGCGCAATCGTACAGAAACTCCAGATGGGAAAGAAAGTTGTTCTCCTCCATGGCAACGCGGATCCCGATGCCCTCGGCTGCGCTTTCGCAATCTGTCGAAGCTTTCCGGACGCGATCATCGCAGCACCAGGTGGACTCGATCGGGTATCAAAAATCATCGCGGAAAAGCTGAATATCAGGGTGTTTGAAACGATCGATTTATCTGATTATGATACCTTTGTTGTTGTCGATACCTCTTCTCCTGACCAGCTGGATATCTCGGTCCCATTCCCGGAAAAATGCATTGTGATTGACCATCACGCGTTCTCCGATCGATGGTCTAATTGCCTTTATTACTGTGACGATTCGAAAAGGAGTTGCGCAGAAATTGTTTTCGAAATCCTGAAAACCGCGGGAATTGAAATTACTCGAGATATGGGTCTGGCACTGCTGTCAGGAATGTTAACTGACAGTGGACACTTTGCGTTCGCGACACCATCTTTGCTCAGGGATTTCGCGGAGATCATGGAAAGGGCGAATATCAACATGGACGAGATTATGAGTTTCATCGATATTGAGCCTGATATATCCGAAAAAATCTCACAGCTCAAGGGCGCTCAGCGCTTGAGGTTCGAAAGAACAAATGGTTACATCGTTGCGATCTCTCACGGCAGCGCGTTTGAGAGTTCAGTCTGCAAATCGCTGATTATGCTCGGCGCCGATGTGGCATTCGTTGGATCGCAAAGAAATGAGTCTTTCAGGGTCAGCGCAAGGGCGAGGCCGGAAATTGTTAGAAAGGGGCTGCACCTCGGAAAGATGCTTGAGGACATCGGGACGGAGACTTCGAATGACGGCGGAGGGCATGGAGGTGCTGCAGGTTTAATGGGTGTTGGTGATATCGAGGCGATTCTCAATATTTGCATGCAGCGCGCTCTTGACTTTTTAAGAAAGCTCGAACAGCCAGCAGTCAGTGAACGGTAA
- a CDS encoding prefoldin subunit beta has translation MDELSPKLQNQIAQFQQLQQQLQAVLTQKFQMEAQLREIERTLEELGKVTDDVPIYKSVGSLLIKAKDKESVVKEIQEDKETLEIRVKTLDRQEKTLRERYQTLQDQISKALGAKQETAG, from the coding sequence ATGGATGAATTGAGTCCGAAACTTCAAAATCAAATCGCACAGTTCCAGCAACTGCAACAGCAGCTCCAAGCGGTTCTCACACAGAAATTTCAGATGGAGGCGCAACTGAGGGAAATTGAACGAACGCTCGAGGAGCTTGGCAAAGTGACGGATGACGTTCCGATCTACAAAAGCGTCGGTTCATTGTTAATTAAGGCAAAAGATAAGGAAAGTGTCGTAAAGGAGATTCAGGAAGATAAGGAAACGCTGGAGATCAGGGTTAAGACCCTCGATCGCCAAGAAAAGACACTGCGGGAACGTTATCAAACGTTGCAGGATCAGATTTCCAAAGCCCTCGGCGCAAAGCAAGAAACGGCTGGATAA
- a CDS encoding DNA-directed RNA polymerase subunit P encodes MYKCGKCNKPIHSNVNTVGIQCEACGSKIFYKERPNVKKVIKAR; translated from the coding sequence ATGTATAAATGTGGAAAATGTAACAAACCGATTCATTCTAATGTCAACACCGTGGGCATTCAGTGTGAGGCATGCGGTTCCAAGATCTTCTATAAAGAAAGGCCAAACGTGAAGAAAGTGATTAAAGCAAGGTAG
- a CDS encoding 50S ribosomal protein L37ae, which yields MSRGTEKVGTAGRFGARYGVRVRKLIRDIEKLQKNTYECPNCHHVSVKRMSSGVWVCRHCEMKFAAGAYSPVTRRIISEEVALKESTKGGN from the coding sequence ATGTCGAGGGGTACTGAGAAGGTAGGAACAGCTGGAAGGTTCGGCGCAAGGTACGGTGTTCGTGTTAGGAAGTTGATCAGGGATATCGAGAAACTGCAGAAGAATACGTACGAATGCCCGAATTGCCATCACGTCAGCGTCAAGAGAATGTCCTCTGGTGTTTGGGTCTGCCGTCATTGCGAAATGAAATTTGCCGCCGGCGCTTATTCGCCGGTCACGAGAAGGATCATATCGGAGGAGGTCGCGCTCAAAGAGAGCACAAAAGGAGGTAATTGA
- a CDS encoding exosome complex protein Rrp42: MARSVMSEIKKDHIHKLLARGKRVDGRNWDEFREITIQTNFTETAEGSARVKLGNTDVLVGVKMETGIPFPDTPDKGVLATNAELIPLASPTFEPGPPDENAIELARVVDRGIRESEMIDLDALCIVPNEEVWICFVDIYVLDYDGNLFDASFLGAVAALKSTIVPASRYGKGEDFKLPIRCLPMSVTAVQIENSILVDPTLDEEKVAAARLTVTTDENGDIRAMQKGLKGSLTIDQIKKIIETSQRLGKELRKLVG; encoded by the coding sequence ATGGCACGCTCAGTGATGTCAGAAATTAAGAAGGATCATATTCACAAGCTCCTCGCGCGAGGAAAGAGGGTTGACGGTCGGAACTGGGATGAATTCAGGGAGATCACAATTCAAACGAATTTCACCGAGACTGCAGAAGGTTCTGCGAGAGTCAAGCTGGGGAATACTGACGTGCTCGTCGGTGTAAAAATGGAAACGGGTATTCCTTTCCCTGATACGCCCGATAAGGGCGTCCTTGCGACGAATGCGGAACTCATTCCATTAGCTTCGCCAACTTTCGAGCCCGGTCCCCCAGATGAGAATGCAATTGAACTCGCACGTGTTGTCGATAGGGGAATCCGCGAAAGCGAGATGATTGATCTCGATGCGCTATGTATTGTGCCGAATGAGGAGGTTTGGATTTGCTTTGTCGATATCTATGTGTTAGATTACGATGGAAATCTTTTCGACGCTTCTTTTTTGGGAGCGGTCGCGGCACTCAAGTCGACGATTGTACCAGCTTCACGCTACGGGAAAGGAGAGGATTTTAAACTGCCGATCAGGTGCCTTCCTATGTCGGTGACTGCGGTTCAAATAGAAAATTCTATATTGGTTGATCCGACTCTCGATGAAGAGAAGGTCGCTGCCGCGCGTCTCACCGTGACGACGGATGAAAATGGCGACATCAGAGCCATGCAAAAAGGTCTGAAAGGATCACTCACGATCGATCAAATCAAGAAGATTATCGAGACCTCTCAACGGCTCGGTAAGGAATTAAGGAAACTGGTTGGGTGA